The sequence below is a genomic window from Nitrospirota bacterium.
GAGGCCGAGGGCGACACCGATCAGCTCGGTGATGAAGTAGACCGGCAGACGCTCGGGGATGCCGAATTTCTCTCTCACCTGGTCCTGGTAGGCGTCCAGGTTGAACTGGCACATCGGGCAGGTGACGACAAAGCAGTTGGCGCCGCGGGCAAGGGCGTCTTTCATGATCCTCGACATCAGGAAGAGCGAGGTGTCGGTATCGTTGACCGAGGCGGCGGCGCCGCAGCAGTCGGTCTTGAAGCTCCAGTCGAGGGGCTTTGCGCCGAGGGCCTTGAGGACCGTCTCCATCCCCTGCGGATTCTCGACACTGTCGGGGACATCCAGGTCCATCGGGAAGCGGGTCATGAGACAGCCGTAGTAGCAGACCGGGACCAGCCCCTCGAGCTTCCTGGCCGCCTTCTCGGCGAGCTCGCCGGAGGTGACCTTCGGAAGGAGGACTTCGAGGATGCTCCTGATCTTCGTTTTTCCTTCGACCTTCTTGCTCAGCTCTTCATTGATCGTCTTCTTCAGCTCGGGGTCCTCGAGCAGCTTCTTCTGGGAGACGAGGGTCCTGCTGTAGCAGGAGGAGCAGGGAATCACCATCTCCGCATAACCGCTGGCATCGACGATACCGAGGTTGCGGGCGGGGAGGGCGATGGAGAGGAACTCATCGGTCTTTGCGGCCGAGGTTGCGCCGCAGCAGTTCCAGTCCTCTATCTCCTTGAGCTCGATCCCCAGCTTACCGAGCACCGCCTTGCACTGGATATCGTAAAGCTCGGACGAAGCATGTAAGGTACAACCGGGATAGTACGCTATCTCTACCATAAAATACCCCTACTTTGCCTTTTCCCTGGACTTTTTATAAAGGTTCTTGACCTCGGAACGGTTCCTGACCTTTCCGAGCCCGAGATGCAGCCTCTTCTTGCCCATCATCGCGAGACCCAGCCGGGAGGCGCTCTTCACTTCGTCGAGCGCAGCCTTCATGCCGCCCTCTTTCATCTCCTTGACGATATAAAGTCCCATGAACTCCGCTTCGTTGAACCGGCCGAAGTGCGCTGCAGACTTCATGAAGGATTCATGGAAAGCGGCCACCTTGGGGAGCAGCGGCTGGCTGTGGTTTTCCTTGGACATCTGCTTCAGGGTCTCGTTGATGCGGGCGGTCTGGATATTGTTGGGGCAGCGCGTACCGCAGGTATAGCAGGAGAGGCACTTCCAGACGAGGAGGTTGTTGAGGGCTGCCTCCTTGTCGCCGAGCAGGATCATCCTGATGAGGCGGTCGGGAGTGACCCCTTCGGTCTCTTCTCCTACCGGGCAGCCTGCTGCACAGCGGCGGCACTGGTAGCAGGCGCGCAGGTTCTGGCCCGACCGGTCGACGATTTCCTGTAACAGAGACGTGGAGAGCGCAGGCTCATACTTCAATGCAGTTCTCGACATAGCCTACTCCTTCAGAAGACTTTACTCTGGAATTCCCGCACGATACAGGTATGCCAGGGGCGTCTTTTATACGAGGATAATTAAAATTTATATTACCATCGCCTTTCTGGT
It includes:
- a CDS encoding CoB--CoM heterodisulfide reductase iron-sulfur subunit B family protein, whose translation is MVEIAYYPGCTLHASSELYDIQCKAVLGKLGIELKEIEDWNCCGATSAAKTDEFLSIALPARNLGIVDASGYAEMVIPCSSCYSRTLVSQKKLLEDPELKKTINEELSKKVEGKTKIRSILEVLLPKVTSGELAEKAARKLEGLVPVCYYGCLMTRFPMDLDVPDSVENPQGMETVLKALGAKPLDWSFKTDCCGAAASVNDTDTSLFLMSRIMKDALARGANCFVVTCPMCQFNLDAYQDQVREKFGIPERLPVYFITELIGVALGLDARQMQIDRHFTDAMGLLKELKLL
- a CDS encoding 4Fe-4S dicluster domain-containing protein; translation: MSRTALKYEPALSTSLLQEIVDRSGQNLRACYQCRRCAAGCPVGEETEGVTPDRLIRMILLGDKEAALNNLLVWKCLSCYTCGTRCPNNIQTARINETLKQMSKENHSQPLLPKVAAFHESFMKSAAHFGRFNEAEFMGLYIVKEMKEGGMKAALDEVKSASRLGLAMMGKKRLHLGLGKVRNRSEVKNLYKKSREKAK